The region TTacagtctatggcattttgcattgtttgttagcattaggcaAGCCGAATTTTGtataaggcaaagttatgtggttgttttaaatacacgaggTGTGATTGTCTTCATTGTATGctaagtttgacagtaaacttcaactgggagcttctttttttttaagaatttttcactatttgccaaactgcctGGTGCGAAGTGAGGTGAATTGAGATCACTGTCACCATACAAAACTTGTATCTCCACATTTTCCTTTGtcttttcattgtgtgttaaatgaaaacaacaataataaaaaaagaaaaagaaaaaaatggactcaCCTTGCTGGTCAGGTAAGGGCCGGTGGAGTGAGAGTGCCGCGTCAGAAGCAGCAGCAAGGCGGCGAGCAACACCGCGTCCAGGATGAACAACAAGTCGTTGACGAGCACTCGGACCAGGACCAGGGTCCAGGTCCGCTCCCCCGGCTCTGCGCTATCACCGCGGCCTCCGAGAGCCGCGCAGGCCACGTTGACGCAGAAAAAGATAGCGTTCAGCGCCCCGTACATGCAGCGGGCAGTGCACCTGAGCCAAAATGAATTATggattgtatatttatatttgggtTTAGTTCACCTTTACAACTTTTACTCACAGCAGTTTTTCCACATCTGAGCTGTAAGTCTCTCTGGCTTTAAGTAGCACCTGTAATACCAGAAAAATGAGACAATCATGTTTATCATGTTGCGAAAAATCACTTTAATCCAGCATCTATTCTAAAAGTGGGAAATCCCACTCAAGTCTCACCTGAGTGAAGTACAAGTTGATAAGGCCCAGAGTAAAAAACTGCAAGCAGACAGGGAAGCAGTAGAGCAGCCAGTAGACCACCACAGGGAGGTGGTTGGCCTCCAGTGCGTTCCgaaagtaaaatgaaaacaaggtGGTGCGTAGGGCGGCCCAAAGCAGGCAGAGGAAGAGAAAGATGCTCTGATAGCTCCATCGTTTGTGTTTGTAGAGATAAAGAAGCCAGAGCTGGGCGTACACAACCAGGAAGAGACCGCCGTACAGCGTGGTGTAAAGGGCGGTGAAGCCGAGCTGGACTGAAGGGGCCAGAGCCGGACGCAGGGGCAGAGGGGCGGGCAGCGTGGAAGAGTTGGGAGGAGGGCCGGCTGCGACTGGAGCTTCCATGGCGGTCGCGAACGCTCTTAAAGGTCCATGATGACGACCCTTCGCTCTCAACTAGAATTTAACATTGGTTACCTGATGGCAGACAGGTGGACTCATTAAGTCGGACGGTTCACAACAGAAAACTCAAAGTCCAAGCAGAAAATGACTGCATGAAATGAGCagaaattaaatgttaaatattagtTATGCAAGTGatttgacttattttttccATTGTGTCAAAAAGGACCCAAttgatatggatttttttaggCCGATGctgattccgatatttggcagaataaaattctgataaccgattaatccatctatccatttcctaaaccgcttatcgtcactagggtcccgggtatgctggagcctatcccatttaactgcgggcaggaggcagggtacaccctgaaccggttgccagccaatcgcagggcacatataaacaaaaaaaccattcacactcacattcacacctacggccaatttagagtcttcaatcaacataccacgcatattcttgggatgtgggcggaaaccagagtacctggagaaaatccacacaggcacggggagaacatgcaaactccacacaggcaggtgtgctaaccagtcgtccaccgtgccgccagataaCAGATTCATCGgctgattaatttaaaaatatatgtaatgaataaaataattttttggggtctCTTAATGCTTACCATGctgactccacacaggcgggtccgggattttaaccccagtcctcagaactgtgaggcagatgtgctaaccagtgatGCACTGTccccgtgtgtgtgtatacatacatacacacccatacatatatatacacattataaACACACATATAGGCGGCACGTCCCAATagcatgcacggtaggttgattgaagactctaaattgctcgtaggtgtgaatgtaagtgcgaatggttgtttgtttctatgtgccccgcaattggctcgcgaccagttcagcgtgtaccccacctctcgcccgaagatagctgggataggccgcgaccctagtgaggataagcggttcagaaaatggatggatggatgtatatagacatatatatgtcatgagctgccctgcagttctattgttggagcctgggtggcgctttctttccagcaccttcctcggccgcgcacctgtcaggaatcagccctcgttaccacctgcatttaagcctgcctgatcctGGAAAACCTTGCCAGAGTATTGCAGCTTCTCCAGCGGTACCACAGGTCACCTGTCTCAAGTAAGCAACCTAATTTCTTGCCATCTCTCTGACCACTGTGTTTCTCCTTGTCATCAGCGTTCCCTCCGTGCTCCTCGTCAAGTGGACTCCTGCCACCACACCGTCAAGCCTGCTGCCGGTCCTTGTCACCGCCTGCCGCACGTCCCTGCCTCCAACACCCGCCAGTGCACCTCAAGGACCATTCccctttcaataaactgttcatcacaacctttCTGTCTCCACCTGCTCTTGGTTCCAGCCTCTATCCGATCGTGacaatatatttatgtatatatgtatatacatacatatatacatcaTATATATACATCATATGATGATCAACAGCTCAAAAGGACACGCTGTGAACAGGCAATTTCCTGCATTCTTCACACTAACAGTCATGGCAAAGTTGTCAACGAAATGTATTATGGGAACCCAGAATTCAATGTagtgatgtttttaaataaagttctctagttgtagaaaatcaagctaaatgttGCTCTTGGATTTGTTCTTGTTGATATTGGTTTGAGTGCATGCATTAGCTATTCAGCaggctaaggttggtatttctgaatttatttcataaaattaaCTGTGGCTTGTCTTTCCCTTCATGTTCGTTTAATCCTCAAGTAATTTGGTGCGTTGCCAAATGTATGAGCTGAGATTACACAGTAAGGGTTCTttttctgctaagaataagAGCCCAATTGACCATGTGACTAATTGCTCCCACATTAAAACTCATATAGCCAACAAGGCTAACTGTATATAGATGTGCAGGCGATTAAGTAACTCCAAATTGAAATCTTAACATTACCTTTGCTTTGATGGATATGaaatttaaaatggcatttatagttttttttattatcttgttcagggtctgtaaatggttaaaaaaaaaaaaaaggttagcttGTTTCAAGGAGACACATTATTATAGATAACGTTACAGCCGCTTTTGGGAATGTGATCATCTTGGTCGTCCTTTACGGGTTCATAATTAAATACACCGCTATCACTAAGCCGGTTAACATCATGGAACTATAACTGTACTTCAAATCACTTTTCTGGAGTGGTACGAGGACCTTGAGACTCGTACAACGTTGAGGCGTCTACACAATATTGACAGCCGTGACAACCAGGTCGGATGTTCGACCCATAATAAACAACATGCTAACTTTCAAGGGACTAAGCTAAACGCCATTGGCGTTCCCTTTTAAACGCAACAACGCGAAGAGACTCAATTTCATAATGTCTCTCCGTCACATGTTTTTGAGTATAACGTATAAAATGACGACTGGAGTGTAAGAAATACACACCTTATTTGACGGCGAAGCTTCGGTGTCTTCAGCAGACGACGTTCGCGTCGTTACTTCCGCGTTACGTCGTGTGCGTCATCTTTAATAGGCGTAGCCTCCGTTTTTGTTTCCAACCACCAATCAGCGATAGGAGGAAATCGCGGTTACTTCAGTTTGTTGTTTACTCACCCTACGAAAGAAAGTGCATGTTAAAACTGAGCGAATCCGCAGTATTTATCGGGCGCCAAAACGAGCAGATAGCCAATGTAGTGTATTACTTAGTTTGCATTCACGCTTTCATCTTCAAGGTCAAGGGTTCAACAATGCCGATGGTTTTGCGGCCCAGAAAATCAATGCACCGCAATGATggagacgacgacgacgaggaggagcaggaggagagtGAGGCAGCAGAAATGACAGCGACAGTGAAGAGGAAGTCCCCCCGCCTGCCGGAGAGGCCCACGTCCACTGTGAGTAACTCAACTTTTCCGCTTCCTTCCTTTTCCCTCCTGCGCCGCCGAGAGAACCAAACTTGACAGCGAGCCACGTAGTTCCTCGCTCACGCCAACGGTAGCGTCGCTAACCGGGGGGAGGGGCGAGGCGAGGAGGCATCAGGGTGCTCCGAAACCACCGGTTGATGTTGGTAGAAGCATTTGCGAGCTTCGCATTGCTGACTGTGAAGCGTTCAAGCTCGCAAGCGACTGCGTCATGGTAGGTCTTTTCATTCCGAGCACGTTTTTCACGTGGCCGAGATGACTCATCGCTTTGTTGGCACGCGATTCACCTACACTGTGTTCATTCTATTGGCccaactgccttttttttttttggttgccgTTGCACAGGAGTCAGAAGGGTCGGACTCCGACACTGTGCACAGCCGAGAGATGGAGAGACTGCACAGTGACGAGGAATCCGTGGGGGAGACCGATGACACGGTATCTGGAACACACTGAATGCGCGTCTATCATCGCCCTCTAGCCACTTAACTCTCTATGTGTCTATACATCTAGCCGCCTATGTGTCAATGTACAGTACTGATCTTTCAGTCTATcctagggctgggtgattatggggggggggaaaaaagaagattcTTTTGATTGTTATTGACATAATGattaataaacatgattagttaTTGATTTCGAAATATAGCACCTTACTccactaccaaaactcaactttaaatataacttcaaAGGAcaacaggaaaataaataaataacaagtaagttaataatatacagtatcaaaacagtagccattaaaaaaaacaaaaaaaaaacggttgacCTCTTGGGAGCAGTGTGGTGCACACATTGCGATAACCTTACATTAAGACAAAATCAAGCTTTTGTTGATGCTCAGTCCCAACGCAGCCctttgattagatttttgatAAACTGAAGTCAGCTAGTTTTTACTTGATAACTGAATTGAGTcgctgtgttgtgtttttgtgaccCTGCAAACCAAAATGATGAGCCCCAGAGAGACGAATTCACATTCTCAGTCAGAAAAGCAGATTTTCCATATCACCggtgaaataattttggtattAATGGATAATTTTATTTCACATCAGGTGCTGCTTTTTGCTACCCATGCCCGAGTATTAGACAGTGTAAGTGTTATTTTCTTAAATGGATTATgcgggggcggcacggtggaggactggttagagcgtctgcctcacggttctgaagaccggggttcaaaccccggccccgcctgtgtggagtttgcatgttctccttgtgcctgcgtgggttttctcccacatcccaaaaacatacatggtaggttaattgaagagtctaaattgcccgtgggtgtgagtgtgaatggttgtttgtttatgtgtgccctgcgattggctggcaaccggttcggggtgtgccccgcctcctgcccgatgatagctgggatggtctccagcactccctcgcgacccttgtgaggataagcggctcagaaaatggatggatggatggatggatgaagtcaGGGACAGAAAAACTGCTTGCCAGCGGCAATTTTGAAACAATGATCTAATGTCAATTGGGTAGACACGAGCAAGGGAATTATATGCCCATAAAAATTGCAATGCATAAGCTGTCAAATACTGATGGCCTCACATCTGTCCGAATGATACCTGAAAGGAAATGGTAAACATAATGTGTGCAGACAGTGACTGACAGACTGCGGCGCATTGgtatgatttgtttttgctcaGTTGTAGACCGATGACCCCCAAGTACAGACAGTtgacaaaacattgttaaatagaTGGCATCAATTTGTCCGCGAGTTGTTTGATTAGGAGTTAGATGTAATAGTAATCAATATTTTCTAGTGTTGTTTTTAACTTGAAACACCCAGGGTTCTTGTCTTTACCCCATATTCTAAGCAGTGTTATGTCCTATTCAGGAAGTAAAGCACTGCAGCGTTGTGCTGGACCGTCTTGGTGATAAGGCCCCAAGAAGAGAACCCGAGGAAAGAGACGACATGAGCCGCAAAAGTGCGAAGCCTGCCTCCCGCATCCCTACTTTCCATAAGCGGCCTGCTCTTATGAGCGTTGAGCTGCCTGTCTCCAAAAAGGATCCTCCTGTCACTGGATTTCAGCCTGCTGACAAACCTGCAAGTGTTGACGCATCAAAGTCCAAGTTTCCTGACGCTCGTGACAAAGCACACTCCCAGCCATCAGTCCGCTCCCCCAGAGTTGGCCTTGAGGCCCTCATCATCCTGAGCACCACAGACCAAGCGGCTGCAGGGGCTGCACCCAAAGGCTACGTGTTGTCTGAGGGAGTGCAGCCCAGTCTGGTGGTAAGCCCCAGGCCTGCCCTTAGAGCAGAGGAGAGTCTCTCACCAGAGGAAAACAAAATCCAACACACAGAGATTGACGTTGCCACTGCTCACCTTCTGTGTATGGACTCCCTCTGCCATAGTTTGCCTCAGGAAGAAACTCCCCAGAAGCCTTATATTGCAACCAAAAGAAATATTCCTCTTACAATTTTCAAAGAGCTCACTTGCATGCCTGATGTTAGCCAAACAATGGCTATTGTTGACGAAAAACCACCATGGGAGAGCGAAGATGCAAATGTAGTTGAGTCAAAGGACTTGAGATCTTCATCAGACATAGATAGCGAGGATGATCTGGCAATGGGTGATTCCAGGGATGCCAAGGACCGAAATGAGCCGCAAACAAGCGAAATGGACAGTGAGGATGTTGTAAAGGAAGAAGCTGAAATTGATGACGAAGCAGGCTGTCCAGCGGTAGCAGAGAAGCCTGCCACAGCTCCATCGACCCAGCCAACAAAAGTGAGTTTACAGGTGTATGCCTGCCAATCATTGCATCCTTTCATCAGTACTCCCACTCCACATAACATGGAAAGAACCTGACTCCTGTCTAGACACGGACCGATTACATGTTAAAGGTTTACCGTCGTTTTGAAAAGTCCGTTTCAATTTCCACTAAACCTGTCCATTACCAGTAACTGTAGAAACCTTGTTTATTTGCTGTTGCAACTACAGGATGTGCACAAATGACTGCAGGAGTTAGTTGCCTTTTTGACATCAGCTGTATTGTGAAAGCCAAACATTTCTGTACAAAAGCTCACTTCACTTCAAGTTacattcaacacacacacacacaagaaaatccGTGCATGACGTCTTCACTTACAAGTCTGAAACACCAATTTTAGACAATGAAACCTAGTAAAAATGAACTACATGGGGTGTCTGTAAACAAATAGTAATTGAGTAACAACTCATTTTATGAACAGGACGACTACAATAATTTCTCAACAGTCGTGTCTCACATACAGTAACTCCCATGCAAACAATTAATAGAAGACTACTACTATACAGCATCCCACTTAACTTGATAGTGCCATGCAGGATGTCACGGGGGGCATAAATTCACAAGATGATGCCATTAAAATTTCGGGAAACAGTTCCAAAAGGGCTAcacaattatggccaaaataataatcacgatattgtaatcacaattattcttcatgttggggggaaaaaaggttatttttattgcactacttttcaacaaacaacatgtaacagttttcggtgcaaaatgaatcttcaaataagaataaatgatagataat is a window of Phycodurus eques isolate BA_2022a chromosome 9, UOR_Pequ_1.1, whole genome shotgun sequence DNA encoding:
- the gpr137 gene encoding integral membrane protein GPR137; the encoded protein is MEAPVAAGPPPNSSTLPAPLPLRPALAPSVQLGFTALYTTLYGGLFLVVYAQLWLLYLYKHKRWSYQSIFLFLCLLWAALRTTLFSFYFRNALEANHLPVVVYWLLYCFPVCLQFFTLGLINLYFTQVLLKARETYSSDVEKLLCTARCMYGALNAIFFCVNVACAALGGRGDSAEPGERTWTLVLVRVLVNDLLFILDAVLLAALLLLLTRHSHSTGPYLTSKGTTVCRTGVLGATVILLFASRACYNLSALVLSQNHHVESFDFDWYNVSDQADLRNELGDRGYLAFGAILFIWELLPTSLLILIFRVRRPTQEVSNLTVNNRVLSRPYFFDDPQGSDEEVAAPWTSTYQPHSSWYGSETTPLLFATNPPDQNHQHHSFYSTPQN